TGTTGCTGGTAGAGATCTCGCTTGTTTGTGAAATGTTTGCTTGGATGTGTAATGTTACTGACTGTGTGACACACCATGTGAGTTGATGATGACtgacacacgcgcacacacacacacacatgcacacacacgcatgcacacacacacgcacacacacacacacacacacacacacacacacacacacacacacacacacacacacacacatgcacgcacacatacatacccatgcacatgcacacacacatgcacaagcacagGCACACCACTTTATAGTTTGATCACCTTGACGTAATGGTGTACTAGGTGTATGTAGGAACTTTACGTCGACTGTCTGTATGCTAGTTGCTATAGAAATAttgcctgtttgttgttgtttccaGTTGAATCGACTTTATGAAGCCAGTATTGTTCATCAATGGCCTCTGGATTCATGTGTTAAACGGGTCTCTAAAAGGTTTGATACTTGCTATGTACAGTAAGAATGTTTATGCAACTTTATGCATTGCTTTGCAGTAAATTTAGTCACGTACGTCTTGCTGAGATAATACGTCGATCTCAATACATTGAACTGGCAGTTGCACCTTTGGAACTGGCTTGTCATGACACTGATGGTGAATGCACGTCTATGCCTATAGTGTTTGAAGATCGATATGTTGGTGATTCTCCCGTTGGAAGACGACGTAATGCAGTGCATGTGTTGTAGGCTATGTTGTTGGTTCTTTTCTGATGCATACTACTTCTAGGGAGAAGACACGTGAGTGCACCACCAAAGTGTGAACTTTCTGTGGATTCTAGTCCAAGAATGTCTGTACAGTTTCGTCGTCGTTCACATCACTGTGGATCGGACGTTCAGCATCCGATTGTAAGACATCGTGTGACTCAAGAGTCACTAGACGATATGTTCTTGTGCGCTGCATCAAGAAAAGCAAATGATGAGATATTGCAACCTCAGGTGGCAAATGGTGTTATACCTTTGAGGAGTAGAAATGGTCACATACCAACAGATGAATCTCCAGATAGCACGTCTCAGAGTTCTCAAGCAACTGACACAAGCAGAAGTCAGGAACGACCCACAACAGCAGTAGAAGAAGTGTCTCAAAATCGATCCATACAGTATAGTAACTTAACAGATTGTAACCATACGAGTAGTAACTTGCTTGGCGAGTCATTGGAAGATGGTGAACCGCAAGCAGCTTGCCAAGTTGAGTGCAACGGAGAGAGAATGCCTTTCAATTTGCTTCAGTTACTTCTTCCTTCTGATCTCAGTGACGTTGACTGGTCATGTCTGCCTGACGAGATTGTTCAGGAAATACTTGATGCAGCTGCTAGTATGGATGAAGCTAGGGAAGCTGCATTTAGTGCTGAGAACAGTGTTGAGCCAGTAGAAAACAAAGCTCCGTATGAAGAGTTTAGCGAGTATACAGAGCAGCCTGATTCTTCTCACAGACGGAATTGGTCACCAAGTATTAGAGATAAAAGGTAAGCAAGTATAGTGCTGCAAAGTGTGTACAAAAACACTCCTGTCAGTCGGTGCTTTGTTTGCCACTGTTGCACCTTGAATGCTGGAAGGCAAATGGGTTTGAGTATTGTAAACCGATCTTGTGTATCATTGGTTATACGTGTTGACACCTGCTGGGATGCTGTATGCTATTCCAGTACCAAGATGCTGGAATAGACCCGAGCTCTATTCTAGTGTCAGTACAGCGTCAACTGCAAATAGCAAAGTTTTATTAACCAATCAGTGGCCACTGAATCATGTGGCTTACTTGTAAAGTATGAAAATTGCAACTATTGATGTGAGAGACTGCTTGACTTTTACTATTCAGTGCTACTTGTTAAAAAGGTTATTGTGAATGAAGGATGCGTTCATCAGGGTGACAACAGGACTATGTGCTATTGTGAAAGCTGTAAAACACGATCTAAATAGTTGAACAGAAACACTAGAAATCTTCATAATCAGTTATTAACAGTGTAGCACAGCAGTACTTATGTCACTTGTACTAAGAGTAGCCTTCAAATGCCTGACACTTGTCACAAGTGATAAGATACTGTATATAGAAGTTTAATGTTAGTTTGCTGATACCGATCGTGATGCTAAGCTGATGCTGAGCTTAGTTGCATAAATCTGATGTTTTATAGTGTTGAGCCTGCTAAAGGTGAACTCAGAGAAATGCTATCCATCAATGGCTGTTTTCTCAGGTATTTCCTTTCTGCCATTGCTCATCGATTGTCTTCAAAATGTTTACGACTTGTAGTGATCTACCCAACTACATATCAGAGCCTTTGAGAGTAAGCAGTCCTTTATCAGCTCATTCTTTTCTCAGACTGAGACCTTTGACTCACGTTATTGTATGTGTTCATGGATTGGAAGGTGAATATTGGAGTATGAGTAGCAGTGTAATAGGGCAGTAAATtagaaatgtgtgtgtttagctACTGTAGAACTATTGTGTTCACCTTGTTTACTGATATGCTAGAAATTTATTAGAAAATTTATTGCCTTTTTACAGGAAACAGCAATGATTTACGGTCGTTTCGAATATTTCTTGAAATGGCTATGCAAAACAGTCGTCTTGAATTCATCATGTCGGAAGTTAATCAGGTTTTTGTAGATGAATGTTGTGATTGGACTAAGTTATTGATAGCATGTGTGATAGGCCAACACCTTTGCTGACTTTAACTTGATGACCGACAAGTTTATTCAAGAAGTGTTTCATCATCTGGAAGCGTTTCGTATTGACTTTGATAAAATTAGGTTGGATGGTTAGGATcagtgttgtgtgtctgttgttgcagtttgatgtttatagtTTTATTGGACATTCACTGGGCAATATTATCATTCGGTGTGCTATTACTCGACCTGCTTTTCAGCCTTTGATTGACCGGTTGCACACTTTTGTGTCACTGTCTGGCCCTCATCTAGGAATGTTGTATCATACCAGCTCTATTGTCAATACAGGTACTTGCTGTTTGGTTTCTAGGAAATGGTTTATCAGGTTATAATTTGATTGACTCATAAATGTGTGATGTTTGTTGTATCAGGTATGTGGTTAGCTCAGAAGTGGAAGAAGTCAGATTCTTTGGCTCAGTTAGCTCTGCGAGATCACAGTGACCCAAGACAGTCATTTTTGTATCAGTTGAATGGAATGCCAGGTATGCACGGTTTCTGTGATGGAAATAGAgtagatgttgttgttgtctttcatTTGGCAAAGAAATTCGCCATGTAATTTGTGAAGTGTTTGAAATGGTCAAATCAAGTGTTGGGGTGGGAAGATACGGGATTTGCATTTCTTGTTGTTGGGGGAGGGAGTTAAAAGGCTAAAGAATGTCCTATTTTACTTCTGTACATCTGAGAACATTATTTGTGATGTGTATTTTGATTATCCCTGCTTGCAGAGAAGCCTCTATTTATTAATGTTCAGAAATTTGTAGTAGGAGTGTTTATAGATAGATTACAAATGAAGTTGATGGCTTGACATTAAAAAGTTTTGTTTAGTTAAAACACTACATGGAGATGATCACTTTCATATTTAGCAGACTCTCCTTTACATGTCTGCATATCCACTTCAGTCTCAGATCCAGATGGGGTTCAGGGGAttacaattttctttttcaataAGCGTAATTTACCACTGATGAAAGGAAGATAGTGTGTAGCCTTGCATCTAGACAAATAGTAAGGAGATTTGTATGTGATGGCTATTGCCCTTGCACACGTTATCTGGTCAGACTGCACAAGTACGTCTTTTTTTGGTTTATGGCTTAGTTGACCTAGAGGGCCTTTTACGGCCTTTTACCAGTTGTAAATTTTTCTCTCTATCAAGAGAAATGCAAGGTATGAACATGTAAAACTATCAGAAACGAGATTATacacgtacatgcatgcaaatcaAAGAGCGGCTGACCTAAAAGCTTTGAGAAAAGCCCTTACCTTTCCTGACTTAGCTGATGAAGTTACTGGTCCACATGTGAACCAGGGAGATCTTGTTTGGATGTTTGTGGACCTGTCCTTACCTCGAGATCTGCACATCAGGGATGCCTTATCAGTTCATTATAATTGAAGAGAGCGAATGCTAGCATGATATGCAAACTATCGTAGAATCTCTCTCTGATACGCCAATCTCCATAGATCCATCCAACATCAATGAGCGAGCATTTGACATGGTTGCTGTGATGTCACCTGCGAGGGTGGCTGTTCTATGTAAGAACAGCTACTCTATTTATGTATATGCATTGCTATGCTCACTGCCTCaacctatttgttgcagcaaatttcaatgttttaattaagttagaaACATGATAGGTGTTATCACTTATCAGTGAAGGGTACCTCTTTCTATCCAATTCTCCCATGAAGCAGACGCTGTGTGAGCTGATTTAATTGTGTACTCTAGTCGTCGTACACAAGGTTCCCTGACTATGTAGAACAGAGTGGATGGAGCAGTACACCTGTTTCGAGTTTTTTTAAAAGAGATACAAACATTGAGCCACTTTCCTAGAAGCCTTTGTTTCACCTCATGAATTTCCAGACCTAGCCTCATCTGACAGCAGTTGGGATTGAGACAGAGATCTCAAGGTGAAATTAACTGAAAGCACAAGGGCTACAGGCTGCTCTGTTTTTTCGAAAgggaagctgtgttctacaaAGAACATCCTTGATGAAGTGATGCTGCTTTGCTGCAAAGCTTTCGAGGCATGACATCTTCAATGCGTATTAAATGGTTGATGAAGTTCTTTAAATGTATGAAGAATCTTCAAAGGAGCATTGACGTGAACGTTAGTTCTTGGTACAATAAATAACCCTGCTTTCTGAGAATATATCAGGGTAGTAGAGTTCTGTCTTCAGAAAAAATACTGTACTTGCGTGATTATTACCCCACTCCTATAGTTGGCCAGAGTCAAGGGTTCAAGCATGGAATGAGGTCATAAAAAGTTCGAAACTGCACTACAAAGCAACAGTCAATTTCACCAGAGTTTTGTTGCCATGTACAGGAACGATTTCTGCTGAAGGTTGCTGTGCGAGAGGACTTCAGTGTCTGGTACCAACAATAACGTGTCATATAATAGCTTTTGATAGCATGGAATCCATATGCTACTGGAAAGAAACCTTCTACTAGTATTTCCAAATTTAGCAAATGAAGTGAAATGATGTGAAGTACTGtgaaagaaaagaaatgaTTACattagaacctcgctaatctggacctcgctaatccgaattacGTTTGGCGCCctgccttgcatacccagatCCTATTAGGCAGCCTGATCTGGGTTgcggttatctagttttcagcaaacgCTCGTATCCaactattttaaatcctgactTTGACGTTATTTAGTAGTACATATAGTCGTTGCAGCagtgtcctttaccacaaacatggcATATGCGTAGAAATACTTAGATGCGTTAGTAGTCTGGGTGTCCGAGCaaagtctggacctccaagacTATGCGTTTTGGCATTTTTGATTATCCGAACAATTCACTAATCCAAACGGAGCTTGGCACAGCCCTGTACGGATAAGTGATGTTCTGCTGTATCGTATTTCCgtgcatttagctgcatgtcGATATAAGCGAGGATTACCAGAAACTTGGTTGTCGGATTCTGGTAATTATACTCGCATGTCAGTATGTATAGTGCAAGAGAGTGCCAGTAATGGCGAGGATGCAACTACACATGAGCGGTAAATCTACTGCACATGCGCCATAATTCATTTCAATGGCAGATATTGACCTAAAATGCAGCTTCTGCCAAAGCCAAGTACAAGAGAGTGAAGTTGAACAGCCAGAAGGTATCGAGAGTCGATTTTCGAAAGTCTTAGACAATcgacaaaaaataaaaagcCAGTGGTACTATGCAAGTACGAGGAGCTTGGTTTTAAAAACGAAGTCGTCAGGGAATGTGGAGGATCTTGTCAGTGCGTACAGGATTGGGTTTGAACAAGCAGAAAACAGGCTGACAGATGAGGAAAAGGAGGAAGACGATGAAGAAGGGGAGGATGAGGACAGAGAAACATTATAGGGTTAATTATATACTACATCTAGGTGAGAAAATATACGTCGTAGTGTTTATGTATGTTAAAGCCTCTCAGATCTAACAACAATTGCTGTGAGTTACAGTAAAAAATTCAGCATTGATGAAATATGTCGTGCATCTGTACAGACCCATCAACAGGAGATATTTGAACCTTCTCTGTTTGCAGACTGATTATATATCTCAAGGCTATGCGCTCCGAAAGCACAATGGGCCACTTTTGTACATAACAGATTAATGATACTGAATTGTTTACTTAATTCCACAGGCGATTGCATTGTCACATGTGTGTATACTAATTTAGCAGATTAGTAGTCAACGTTTAGTAagatataatttcattagaagaGAGGAGATTAGCTAACTCTTTATGACTGGTAGCAagtcaaccccctctttcaatcTTCCTGAATCTGGGCCTGCATGTGCAGGTTAGAAAGAAGACCTGCATTGACAAGCTATGTTGTTTTATAGGTCTGAGCTACTTCAAGAACGTGATGTTGGTCTCTTCGTCCCAGGATCAGTACGTTCCTTATCATTCTGCACGGATTCAGATGTGCAAGGCGGCCTCTAAGGACTCATCAGACCTTGGTAAGTGTACCAAACATTTCCTACATAATTCTGATTTTGTTGCACTTTTATTGTGGCTTTCTGTTATGTTTGCCCGTCTGTTTGACTTGCCATGGTTAGATGTCCAACATCCAATGTTGCATGACTAAAGTAAAGGTACGCTCCGTCGTTTAG
The sequence above is drawn from the Corticium candelabrum chromosome 8, ooCorCand1.1, whole genome shotgun sequence genome and encodes:
- the LOC134183091 gene encoding protein FAM135B-like, producing MSALEVEWKVSIEFDNFSNLDLFQRGCYQAQCRLRGSPSLKYEFRLATNVLQDVTRNDYLCSARLLRNCSVFATSVVNVQYRKEEFSLNEVATATVTALADSTELPRRFPLPHLQLVVDLLFSDEYNQKDGVSNMQVVSSRVVDLHFCSNHNIHHRIPLMFDYFHLASVSFTVHCVLAGIRSTLQSPTQERSWFQNLFISHSVLPPEQSLPKILFGEVSQKRRKRTNRKTSQSKYEVCFVDVDLASAIHKKLCGMLIDSLDGLALSFTYLMSIIPQRQRLTIALSDKASLLKSLIHSVKDTVDAGEVISIVEKDLHDLHTEITALWTQYTEAVSLNPSIIRALTAVHNREMLNRLYEASIVHQWPLDSCVKRVSKSKFSHVRLAEIIRRSQYIELAVAPLELACHDTDGECTSMPIVFEDRYVGDSPVGRRRRRHVSAPPKCELSVDSSPRMSVQFRRRSHHCGSDVQHPIVRHRVTQESLDDMFLCAASRKANDEILQPQVANGVIPLRSRNGHIPTDESPDSTSQSSQATDTSRSQERPTTAVEEVSQNRSIQYSNLTDCNHTSSNLLGESLEDGEPQAACQVECNGERMPFNLLQLLLPSDLSDVDWSCLPDEIVQEILDAAASMDEAREAAFSAENSVEPVENKAPYEEFSEYTEQPDSSHRRNWSPSIRDKSVEPAKGELREMLSINGCFLSDLPNYISEPLRVSSPLSAHSFLRLRPLTHVIVCVHGLEGNSNDLRSFRIFLEMAMQNSRLEFIMSEVNQANTFADFNLMTDKFIQEVFHHLEAFRIDFDKISFIGHSLGNIIIRCAITRPAFQPLIDRLHTFVSLSGPHLGMLYHTSSIVNTGMWLAQKWKKSDSLAQLALRDHSDPRQSFLYQLNGMPGLSYFKNVMLVSSSQDQYVPYHSARIQMCKAASKDSSDLGSVYREMVHNALQPIIEKPGTTLVRYDVIHHLPSRTADTVIGRAAHIAMLDSELFIQKFVFANCVKYFL